TTCACGAGTCCGGTGTAGAAATCGAAAGCCCGACGAAAACGCTCGTCGAGCACGGTTTTTCCCTGACGATCGAAAGGGGACCAGCCTGTCGACAATGCAAACGCGCCGAACCGGGCATATTCCGGAACGATGCAGAGGCCATCGACCTCCGGAAGAGCCTTGTGCACGGCTAGCAGTTTCTCCTGCAGCGTCGTCCACGTATCGTCGTCGCTCGGATAGGCAACCTCCGCATCGTCGAAGATGTCTTTGTTGAAATGTACGGCCAGCGCGTTGAAGTCCTTCGGGATGGCGTAAAGCTTCCCGTCATAGGTGAAGGCCTCGAGGAGATTGGCTGCGAAACCGGAAACGTCCTGTGTCACGGGGGCCGCTTGACCGGCGCTGAATATGGAGCGCGCCCAGAAGACATCGACGTAAAAAAGGTCCGGAGCGGTGCCCGCCGACAAGCCGTTGATAATGAATTGCGAAAAGTCGCCATCAACGGGCTCGTACTTCACCGTGATGCCCTCTTTCGCGAGCTTTTCGGCAAGAACGTTGGTCAACAAGCCGTTGACAATGGCGACCTCGGACCCGCCCCAACCGGATATCCGCACGGTCTCGTCAGCCAACGCCGGCAAGCCAAGGAGCATGGTCGCTGCGGCGAGAGCTTTCGCAGGACGGAACAGCATATCGGCTCTCCCTCCGATCAGATGGCCACGGAGCGGCAAGTGCAGGACTAAAAGGCGTCCCGCTGCTCAGGAGGTAGATAGCTTCGTAAGCGAAAACGTCGAGCGGCACTCCGTTACTCGCCGATGCAGCGGCCATGGCAGCTTTCAGCCGGGATGCGCGACGCATTCACCCGTTCAGTGTTCTACTACAGCGCCGTGCGTCTTTTCAGACGCACAAAGGACGCTGTAGCACTTTGAATGGCTGCATGTTTTTGTCCTTAAATCGGGTACGATTTAAGGAAACATGCAGTAGCGAATTCTCACGGCGTTTGGGCACCGGTGGCCGTGACATAGATCGAATAGAGCGAAGTGGTCGCAGCGATGAAGAGGCGATTGCGGCGCGGCCCGCCGAACGTGAGGTTTGCAACGGTCTGCGGCACGAGGATCTTGCCCAGGAGTGTGCCGTCCGGCGCAAAGCAGTGGACGCCGTCGCCGGCGCTCGACCAGAGATTTCCCGCCATATCCGTCCGGATGCCATCCGGAATGCCGTTGTCGATCGTCGCGAAGACGCGGCCGTCGGCGAGCCCGCCAGCGGCAACGTCGAAGGCACGGATGTGGCGCGGCAGGCCCTCGTCATGACTCGCGCCGGAGTCCGCGACATAGAGGATCTTCTCGTCGGGAGAGAAGGCAAGGCCGTTCGGTTGGTTGAAGTCGGTGACGACGGCCTCGATCTCGCCGATCTGCGGATCAAGCCGGTAGACGTTGCGGGTCTCCTGTTCCGGCTCGGCACGATAACCTTCGTAGTCCGAGAGAATGCCGTAGGTCGGATCGGTAAACCAGATCGTTCCATCGGATCGTACGATCACGTCATTCGGCGAGTTGAGCCTTTTGCCCTGATAGCTTTCCGCAAGCACCGTAATCGAGCCGTCGATCTCCGTGCGGGTCACCCGCCGCGTCCCATGCTCGCAGGAGATCAAGCGCCCTTGGCGGTCGCGCGTGTGGCCGTTGGCGAAATTCGAAGGCTGGCGGAAGGCGGAGACGCCACCCTCCGGCGTCCAGCGCAGCATCCTCTGGTTCGGGATGTCGCTCCAGAGAAGCTGGTTGGCATCGCTGAACCAGACAGGGCCCTCGGCCCAACGGCAGCCGGTATAGAGCTCCTCGAGGCGGGCACTGCCGACGATCATTTGGGCGAAGCGCGGGTCATGAATCTGGTAGATCGGGTTCTTGGCCATGAATGGTGCTTTCTTTATCCCGCTAGCGCGCACCCGGCTGGCGACCGCCTGCCAGCATGATGACGCTGATGATGATGAGGCCGGTCATAATCAGGCGGATGCCCGCGCCGAGCCCGTAAGTGTTGAGCATGGAAACGACCAAGAACATGAAAAGCGAGGCGCCCCATATGCCCGGCACGTTGGAATCGCCGCCCGCGACCGCCGTGCCGCCGAGGACGACGACGGCGATCGACATCAACAGATATTCCGATCCCATGTTGAGCGCTGCGCCGCCGGAGAAACAGGCGAGCAGATAACCGGCCAGCGAGGCAAGCACGGCGCAGAAGACATAGGTGACGAAGCGGGTGCCGTCGACCGGAATGCCTGCCATCTTCGCGGCCGCCATACTCTGCCCGATAGCCGAAATCCAGCGCCCGTAGACGGTCTTCCCGAGCAGGAACCAGGCGAAGATCGAGATGATGAGAGCAATGATAGCGACGTTGGGAAGCCCGAAACTATTGGCAGTCGTAAAGTCCGCAAGGAAGCTCGGCGGCTTGATGCGCAAGCCGCGATTGGTCCAGATCGCAGCCGACTGGACGATAAAGCTCACCGACAGTGTCGCGATGATCGGCGGGATGCGCAGTGCCTTTATAAGGGCATAGTTCAGCATTCCCACTCCTATGCCGATCAGGACGGCGACGACCAGTCCCGGTACGATCATTGCATTGTCCACGTCCATGAGCTTCAGCGCCACCGTTCCCGCAAGCGTCATCGTAGAGGGGACCGAAAGGTCGACATTGCCGGGGCCAAGCGTAATGACGAACATTTGGCCGATGCCGACGATGATCGAGAAGGCGGCAAAGGTGAGCGCTGCCTGGGAGAGGTCGAGCGTGCTTGCGCCGCCCGTCACCATGATAGTGGCGAACCAGACGACGAAGGCAGCGAGCCACGACCAAATCCACGGCCTGCGAGAAACACGGTCAAGCATCCTCATCGGCCCTTCTCCCGCTTCTCGACTCTATTGAGGAGCAGGCGCAGCGCCAGCACGATGATGAGGATCGCTCCCTGTGCGCCGATCTGCCAGTCGGGCGAGATGCGCAGGAAGGACAGGAACGAGCCGGCAAGCGTCAGCGTCAGGGCGCCGATCACGGCACCGATCGGCGAAACGCGCCCGCCGATGAATTCTCCGCCGCCCAGGATCACGCCGGCGATCGAAAGCAGCGTGTATCGAAGCGCGATATTTGCGTCCGCCGAGGTGGTAAGCCCGACGAGCGCGATGCCGGCGAGAACCGCGAAGAAGCCGGCAAGACCGTAAGCCGCCGCCCGTGCGGCAAGCACCGACCAGCCGGCCCGTTCGACCGAACGCTCATTGCCCCCGACGCCGCGGATCAGTACACCGAGCGAGGAGCGCACGACGAGAAGATGGGCGGAGGCGGCGATGACGACGCTTACGACGATCGCCATCGGGGCAAAGGGCGGCTTCATCGTCATCAGCGCGCGCACCCAATCCGGCGCCTGCCCGCCGGGCGCCGGCAGGAGAAGGACGGCGAGCCCGGCCCAGACAAAGCTCATCCCCAGCGACACGACGATCGACGGAAGATTGCGCAGGTGGATGACGACGCCGAGCACGGCGTAGACCATGACTACTCCGGCAAGGATGAGCGCTCCGATGATCGGCGCGTCTCGCAGGAAGGTCGCCGTGACACAGGCGACGAAGCTGACGAACGTGCCCATCGAAAGGTCGAGATCGTTGACCGCCATGATGAGCATCTGCGCGATCGTCGCGAGCGCGATCGGAACGGCGAGATTAAAGAGGAGGTTGAGCCCGATGTAGCTCATCGCGCGCGGCTGCAGCCAGAACACGGCGGCAAGCAGCATGGTCAGCGAAAGGGCTGGGATCGCCAGCCGGATCGCGTCCGCGGAAATCGTCAGCCTCATGCCGCTGCTCCCCGGAACGAGGCGGCGAGAATATTCTCCTCGGTGACGGCATCACCGGCGAGTTCCGCGACGATTGCGCCCTCCCGGAAAACATAGACGCGGTCGCAGAGGCAGACCTCCTCCATCTCCGTCGAATACCAGACGAAAGTCCGGCCGCCCGCGGCCTGCTGGCGCACGATTTCGTAGACCTCCTGCTTCGTGCCGACGTCGACGCCGCGCATCGGATCATCCATCAGCACCACCGGGGCGCGCGTAGAGAGCGCCCGTGCGAACAGCACCTTCTGCTGATTGCCGCCCGAGAGCGACAGGATGCGATTGGCGAGATCCTGGGTCCGTATGTCGATGCGGCGCTTCCAGTCGGCGCCTCGCTCCGCCTCGGCTGCAGCATTCACGACCCCGCGCTTGGCGAGATCACCGAGGGAGCCGATCGAGAGATTTTTCAGGATGCTCCAGAGTTCAAAGACGCCGTTCAAGCGCCGGTCCCCCGCCACGAAGGTCACGGCAAGGTCGCGGCGCGGCAGCCAGTCGCTGGTTTTGGCGGCATGAAGTTTCATCAGCATGCGCGTCTGGCCGTGGCCGGCGAGCCCGGCAAGCCCGACGATCTCACCGCGCTTCGCACGGAACGGCATGCCGCGGCCGCCCTGCGCGATAACGACGGGCGCGGCGGCGAGATCGCGGGTCGCGCGGCGATGCGCCTCGCCTTTCACCACGCTACCCATGGATTCGACGAGACTTTGATCGGTCCAATCCGCGGCAGGCCTATCGGCGACGATGCGACCGTCCTTCATGACCACGATGCGGCTCGCCGTCGACAGAATCTCATTCAGGATGTGCGAGATCAGGATGACCGATCCGCCGGCGGCGACGAAGTGGCGGACATAGGCGAGCATCTGCTCCGCAAGGCTGGCGTCGAGGGAGGAGGTCGGCTCGTCCAGGATGACGAGCCGCGGCGCGACACCGGCATCGGAGAAGGCCATGGCGATCTCGACCATCTGCCGCTCGGCGATCGAAAGTTCGCCGACGCTCCTGTCGCTGGCTATTCCGTGTCCTGGGAAAACCGCATCGAGACTCCGCTCTATCACCTCCTTGGCACGTTTTCGCCAGCCGAAGCCGCCGAGATGACGATGCAGGATACGGGTATTCTCGACGACGGTTAGATTGGGGCAGAGCGACAGTTCCTGGAAGACGCAACGCATACCGCGCTCCCGGGCGGCATTAATGCCGTAATGCGCCAGGATGTCGCCGTCTGCCGAAATACTGCCCTGATGCGGGGCCAGGCCGCCATTGATGACGCTTACGATCGTCGATTTACCGGCCCCATTATGGCCGACGAGGCCCACGCATTCGCCGGCGCTGATGGCGAGCGTCACGCCGTCGAGCGCCTTGACCGCTCCGAAACTGACCTTGGCGTCCGCGACCTCGACGATCGCCTTCGGCTTATCACCTGTCATTGATGCCGTCTTGCTCCGGGAAAAATTCGCCGCGCGGCCCTACAGCGCCGCGCGGCATGCGAGGCAGCCTTACTTGGCCGCTTCGATGACCTTGATCGCGTCTTCCTGCGTATACTCGACGTTGGCGACGCCGCCAGCCTGGGTGTTGGCAAGGTTCTCTTCGAGGTTGGCCTGGTCGATGCGCAGGAACGGCACCACGAGATCCTTCTTTACTTCCTTGCCGTCGAGAATCTGCTGCGCGACCCAGAAGGCGAGCGTCGAGACGCCGGGGGCGATGGAGACGGACATGGTCTCGTAGCCGCTCGCGTCCTTCTGCTCTTTCCACCATTTTAGCTCGTCTTCGCGGTTGCCCATGACGATCACCGGCATCGGCCGCTTTGCGGCCGCGATTGCCTGCGCGGCGCCGTATCCGTCGCCGCCCTGCGTCACGACGCCTGCGATCTCCGGCAGGCTCGGCAGAATGCCGGCGACTGCCTTCTGCGCGACGTCCTGTGCCCAGTCGCCGTGAACGGAGCCGACGATCTTGAACTGTGGGAACTGCTTGACGCCCTCGTGGATGCCGGCCGAGATCTCGTCGTCGACGAAAACACCGGCAAGGCCGCGAATCTCGAGCAGATTGCCGCCCTGCGGCAGCTTCTTCGAGAGATATTCGACCTGGCTGCGGCCCATTTCCTTGAAGTCGACGGCGATGCGCCAGGCGCAGGGCTCGGTCACGATGCCGTCGAAGGAGACGACCGTTATCCCCGCGTCGCACGCCTCTTTCACCGCACCGTTGAGCGCGGTCGGAGACGCGGCGTTGAGGACGATCGCGTCATAGCCCTGCAGGATCATGTTCTGGATCTGCGCGGCCTGCTCGGTCGCCTGGTTCTCGGCCGTCGTGAAAGCGTCGGCGGCAGCAACGACACCGGATTTGACCGCCTCGCCCGTCACCTTATTCCAACTCGTCAGCATGGCCTGCCGCCACGAGTTGCCGGCATAGTTGTTGGAAAGGGCAATCTTCTTGCCCGATGTATCGGCGATAGCCGATACCGGCATGGCTGCGCACGCGACGGCGACAGACGCCAGAAGCATCTTACGAATTGTCATGTCTCCTCCCTCCGAATCCGTCCTACGATCGGATCGCTTCATTGCCGCTGCTGCTCGCGCGCGGCTGACATTAATGCTTGCACTACAGCGCCGTGCGTCTTTCAGACGCACGAAGGTCGCCGCAGCACTTTGAATTGCTGCATGTTCTTTCCCTTAAACCGGCTACGGTTTAAGGGAATATACTGAGCTTCCTCCTCTCAGTAAGGGCAGGATGAGCGAGAACGGGGCGGCTGTACAGGCGGCACAAGGCAAGACGTTTGCGGGTTTTGCACGAGGGGATGCGGGTTTACGCAAGACGCGAGGCCGTCTCGGGCGCTTAACTGAGCAGACGATCGCGACTTGGAGGAGCACGGACGCGATCGCGGGAGGAACTGCGGACATGCCGCATCTGGCGCCGGCCGCACTGGTCGATCATTATCTCGGTATTTCGCGGCTGCTCGCCGGCCAGCTCGATTTCCGTTCCGCTATCCGTGCGGTCGCGGCCGAGATAGCGCACATCATCCCACACGACCATCTCGACGTCTGCATGCTGATGGTCGACGGCAATTACCACACGGCCTACGAAACCGGCATGGACACCGCCTGGGGTAATGTCGCATCGGCGCCGGTCGCCAACAGTCCGATACGTACCCTGCTCTGGGGCGAGGTGGACCATCTGCTGACGGATGATGCCGTCAACGATCCGCGTTTCCACTTCGAGGGTGCCTTCAAGCGGCCGATCATCGAGCAGTCGCTGCGCAGTCGCGTGCACGTGCCGCTGAAGGTTCAGGGAGCAATCATCGGGGCGCTGAGTTGTTCGTCGCAGACGCCGGGCCTCTATGCCGTGGAGGATGTCGACCGCGCGCGCATCATCGCCGACCTCCTGGCGCCCTATTTCTTTGCGCTGCGCGCTGCCGAACAGGCGCAGCAATCGGCGATCGTGGAGGCAGAAGCACGGGCACGCGAGGAAGGCTTGCGGCAGGGGGCGTTGAAGTTGACCGAGGCGCTCGAGCTGGAGCGCCAGCGCATCGGCATGGACCTCCACGATCAGACGCTCGCCGACCTCACCCGCCTCTCGCGCCGCATCGACCGGCTGGCGCGCTCCGGCGAGGTGACCGGCGAAGCGCTCGAGCCGGTATCGCGCGGGCTCCAGCACTGCATGCAGGATCTGAGACAGATCATCGAGCAGGCGAAGCCGTCGATTCTGCAGCTCTTCGGCCTCGCCCAGGCCGTCGAGAACCATCTCGACCGGTCGGTCCGCGACAGTGCCACGCCGATTGAATGGGCGCTCGTCGACGAGACCGCGGGCACCCTCGAAACTCTGGAGCCGACGGTCAGTGTCGCGCTGTTCAGGATCGCCCAGGAAGCTATCAACAATGCGGTGCGTCACGCTCAGCCACTCGCGATCACCGTCCGTCTCAAAGTCGAGGCCGGGCAGCTCGCGATCGAGATAGCGGACGACGGATACGGTATTGCCCGGCACCGCGGGCGCATCGGCGGCGGAATCGACAACATGAAGACACGGGCGCGACTCATCTCGGCGAAGTTCACGATCGGCCCCGGGCGCAACAATTGCGGCACCATGGTAGCCGTTTCGTTGCCGCTCCACCGGAACGCGGAAAGGCCAGCCATTCAGCGGGAGGAACAGCGATGAAGGTTCTGATCGTGGAGGACGACCCCTTGCACCGCTCCTACCTGCACGAAGCGGTCTGCTCGGCGCTCCCCGAGTGCGAGACCGTCATCGAGGCGGAGAATGGCACCGCGGGCGAGCTGCTCGCCCGCGATCATAAATCCGCACACATTGTCATGGATCTGCAGATGACGGGCCGCAACGGGATCGAGGCTGCCCGCACGATATGGAAGGAGCGCCCCGACACGCGCATCCTCTTCTGGTCGAACTATTCCGACGAAGCCTATGTGCGTGGGGTGTCGCGCATTGTTCCGGATGGTGCAGCCTATGGCTACGTGTTGAAGTCCGCTTCAGACGAGCGACTGAAACTGGCCCTCCGCTCGATTTTTGTCGAAAGCCAATGCGTAATCGATCGCGAAGTGCGCGGCCTCCAGCAGAAAAGCATCGGGCACGCCAACAGCTTCACCGATTCCGAGTATGAAATCCTAGTCGACATCGCGCTCGGTCTGACCGACCGGGCAATCGCGAAACGCAGGAATCTGTCGCTGCGCAGTGTGCAGAATCGATTGCAGCACCTCTATGACAAGCTTGACGTCTACCAGGCGAGCCCGGAGGATCGCCTCGACAGCCAATTCAACCTTCGTGCTCGCGCAGTTACCGTCGCGTTCTTGCGCAAGTTGCTGAACTACAGCGCTTTGGAGAGGGCCGAGGCGGAGTTGCAAGGCTGGCTCAACGCTCAGTCCTGAATTCCGATAGCCGAAGACAGCGTTGGCTGCGGCTCAGAGATGGCCGCTACCCGGTCCGGCCAGCCGCACCTGATTTGCTTCAGCCCTACTTGAGAAAACCTCGTGAGTAGTCGCTCATTCGTGGTTTACCGCGTCGCAGGGCGGACGGCCTCGACCCGAGGGCTGAACAACCGTTTGACGCCCTCGGCGAGCTTCTCCATGTAGAGATAGATCACCGGTGTGACGAGAAGCGTCAGCGGCTGCGAAACGAGCAGGCCGCCGACGACGGCGACGCCGAGCGGCTGCCGCAACTCCGCGCTTGCGCCGCTGCCAAGCGCGATCCGCAGCGTCCCCATCATTATCAGGTCAATAGTGAAGCTGAGTTCTTCACCCATCACCTGTCTCCCGCATCGCGGATAATCGGAGCGAGTTGGCGGCCAAGTTCGTCGCTCAATGTGCGCATATAAGTCGCTGTCACGTGATGCTTGTCGTAGTAGACCAGCACATTGCCGATGACCGGCGGGCAGGCTTCGGAGGTGCAGAAGAAATCCGTGAAATCCAGAAAGTGCAAATTTTCCGCAGGAGGGAGTGCCGAGGTCGGACTGGTGCGCGACAGCACCAAATCACGCTTCACGACGCATTTTGGTGAGAAGCGTCCATTGATTTCGACGCACTCCGGTACATCGAAGCCGAACCAGGGCGTGTCGCGCATCGCCACCACCTGGATTCCCGCCCGGGTGAGCCTCTGCCATTGTTGGCGATAGCCAGCCGGCGTATCTTCGATCCCGTCCACCACACGTGTCGAAGTCGTAAAAACCAGATCCGGCTTTTCCGACAGGAGTCGTTTCATCAATTGCTCCTGCCATTTCGCACAGGCTTGGCGATACTCCGGTGGCTCCGACAATTCCTGCGAGCTCAATACGCAACTGCTCTTTGTGTAGGTAACGATCTTCCAGCCGGGATACCGGGAGAAGACGCGCTGGAGGGCCGGTAGCCAATGCACAGTGTGTGAACCGCCTACGAGCGCCAGCACATGGGGCGCATCTGCCGGACCGAAAACGCAGCTAAGCAAGGAGGTCCCCAGCAAAGTCTGATGGCAACCCAGGCGATACACATCTGCATCATCCCACCTTGCGGTCAGCGGGCCGGGGTGGACGGGGATCTCACTCGATAACGGGAACGGTTCGTTGATGGCCGCTGCACCGGGATAATGCGCGGCGTCAGCGACCCGCAGCCGCTCCTCGTTCATCATGCGACTAACCTGACCGTTCCAGATCAACAGACCAGTGGCGATCGCGGCGAGGGTGCCGGTCGCGGCGATCGCCGTCGGCAACGGGCGATCCTTCCGTGCCGAAAAACGTGGCTCGATAAGCTGCGTGGTAACATGCGACAGAAGGATTGAGACGAGCAAAACGCCCGTACCTCCAATGATTCCCGCCGATGTCTGATAGGAGAGGGTCAGATACAAGACCAGGATCGGCCAGTGCCAGAGATACAAACTGTAGGAGATGTTCCCCAGCCATTTCAGAGGGCGCGCGCCGAGCAATCTGGCAACACCAAATCGCAAAGGCGGACCATCGCCGCAAACGAGAATTGCTGCCGCAGCCAGCGTCGGCCAGAGCGCTGCGTAACCAGGGAAAACTGTCGAGACTTCGAGCAGAATGCCGCAGCTCAAAATAGCCACTAGACCAATCCACCCGCCGATGGTGCGTTGTATTGACGTGAGTTTGATATTGGGGAGCAGCAGTGCGACGACGCCACCGAGCGCGAATTCCCAGATTCGTGCAAAAGTATCGTAATACGCGAAAGCCTGATTTCGCGACGTCGCGTAAACCGAATAGGCGAGCGACAGCGCGAAGGTTCCCGTAAGAAACGCCAATAGGCTGACCCGCGATGGTCGCCGCCTGATGAAAGTGAACACGGCGAGTCCAGCAGCCAGGATCAGCAGCGACTGAACCTGCGCGGAGAGTGCCCAGTAATGCTGGAGCGGGCTTCCGACTTGATCTCGTGCGAGGTAGTCGATCGCCGCGTTCGCCAAGTACCAGTTTTCAACGTAAGCAGAGCTTGCGGCGAGCTGATCGATAACGGTCTCCCATCGCATCCTCGGCAGCCAGAACGGCGCCGAAAGAGCGATAACTGCGATCACCGATAAGGAAGCAGGTAGAAGCCGGCGAGCCAACCTCGTGGCGACGAGAACAAGGTCGACGGCATGCCCAGCTTCCGCCTGGCGCGCGAGCGACCC
The Ensifer sp. WSM1721 genome window above contains:
- a CDS encoding extracellular solute-binding protein, whose protein sequence is MLFRPAKALAAATMLLGLPALADETVRISGWGGSEVAIVNGLLTNVLAEKLAKEGITVKYEPVDGDFSQFIINGLSAGTAPDLFYVDVFWARSIFSAGQAAPVTQDVSGFAANLLEAFTYDGKLYAIPKDFNALAVHFNKDIFDDAEVAYPSDDDTWTTLQEKLLAVHKALPEVDGLCIVPEYARFGAFALSTGWSPFDRQGKTVLDERFRRAFDFYTGLVKSGAAVMAADAGQSWTGGCLASERAAIAIEGAWIISALRDSAPNMNLGTVRMPKDPESGKRGNILFTVGWAVNAASKVSKAAAKVATLLTTEEAQQWVFEQGLALPSRTGLADNPWLRGGRPEQMTSRVILEGLSDDHVTPYFFGDVGGSWMQPINAALNSVILGEADADTALASAQSALDRMFAK
- a CDS encoding SMP-30/gluconolactonase/LRE family protein; translation: MAKNPIYQIHDPRFAQMIVGSARLEELYTGCRWAEGPVWFSDANQLLWSDIPNQRMLRWTPEGGVSAFRQPSNFANGHTRDRQGRLISCEHGTRRVTRTEIDGSITVLAESYQGKRLNSPNDVIVRSDGTIWFTDPTYGILSDYEGYRAEPEQETRNVYRLDPQIGEIEAVVTDFNQPNGLAFSPDEKILYVADSGASHDEGLPRHIRAFDVAAGGLADGRVFATIDNGIPDGIRTDMAGNLWSSAGDGVHCFAPDGTLLGKILVPQTVANLTFGGPRRNRLFIAATTSLYSIYVTATGAQTP
- a CDS encoding ABC transporter permease, yielding MRMLDRVSRRPWIWSWLAAFVVWFATIMVTGGASTLDLSQAALTFAAFSIIVGIGQMFVITLGPGNVDLSVPSTMTLAGTVALKLMDVDNAMIVPGLVVAVLIGIGVGMLNYALIKALRIPPIIATLSVSFIVQSAAIWTNRGLRIKPPSFLADFTTANSFGLPNVAIIALIISIFAWFLLGKTVYGRWISAIGQSMAAAKMAGIPVDGTRFVTYVFCAVLASLAGYLLACFSGGAALNMGSEYLLMSIAVVVLGGTAVAGGDSNVPGIWGASLFMFLVVSMLNTYGLGAGIRLIMTGLIIISVIMLAGGRQPGAR
- a CDS encoding ABC transporter permease, which produces MRLTISADAIRLAIPALSLTMLLAAVFWLQPRAMSYIGLNLLFNLAVPIALATIAQMLIMAVNDLDLSMGTFVSFVACVTATFLRDAPIIGALILAGVVMVYAVLGVVIHLRNLPSIVVSLGMSFVWAGLAVLLLPAPGGQAPDWVRALMTMKPPFAPMAIVVSVVIAASAHLLVVRSSLGVLIRGVGGNERSVERAGWSVLAARAAAYGLAGFFAVLAGIALVGLTTSADANIALRYTLLSIAGVILGGGEFIGGRVSPIGAVIGALTLTLAGSFLSFLRISPDWQIGAQGAILIIVLALRLLLNRVEKREKGR
- a CDS encoding sugar ABC transporter ATP-binding protein, which encodes MTGDKPKAIVEVADAKVSFGAVKALDGVTLAISAGECVGLVGHNGAGKSTIVSVINGGLAPHQGSISADGDILAHYGINAARERGMRCVFQELSLCPNLTVVENTRILHRHLGGFGWRKRAKEVIERSLDAVFPGHGIASDRSVGELSIAERQMVEIAMAFSDAGVAPRLVILDEPTSSLDASLAEQMLAYVRHFVAAGGSVILISHILNEILSTASRIVVMKDGRIVADRPAADWTDQSLVESMGSVVKGEAHRRATRDLAAAPVVIAQGGRGMPFRAKRGEIVGLAGLAGHGQTRMLMKLHAAKTSDWLPRRDLAVTFVAGDRRLNGVFELWSILKNLSIGSLGDLAKRGVVNAAAEAERGADWKRRIDIRTQDLANRILSLSGGNQQKVLFARALSTRAPVVLMDDPMRGVDVGTKQEVYEIVRQQAAGGRTFVWYSTEMEEVCLCDRVYVFREGAIVAELAGDAVTEENILAASFRGAAA
- a CDS encoding ABC transporter substrate-binding protein, whose amino-acid sequence is MTIRKMLLASVAVACAAMPVSAIADTSGKKIALSNNYAGNSWRQAMLTSWNKVTGEAVKSGVVAAADAFTTAENQATEQAAQIQNMILQGYDAIVLNAASPTALNGAVKEACDAGITVVSFDGIVTEPCAWRIAVDFKEMGRSQVEYLSKKLPQGGNLLEIRGLAGVFVDDEISAGIHEGVKQFPQFKIVGSVHGDWAQDVAQKAVAGILPSLPEIAGVVTQGGDGYGAAQAIAAAKRPMPVIVMGNREDELKWWKEQKDASGYETMSVSIAPGVSTLAFWVAQQILDGKEVKKDLVVPFLRIDQANLEENLANTQAGGVANVEYTQEDAIKVIEAAK
- a CDS encoding sensor histidine kinase, coding for MPHLAPAALVDHYLGISRLLAGQLDFRSAIRAVAAEIAHIIPHDHLDVCMLMVDGNYHTAYETGMDTAWGNVASAPVANSPIRTLLWGEVDHLLTDDAVNDPRFHFEGAFKRPIIEQSLRSRVHVPLKVQGAIIGALSCSSQTPGLYAVEDVDRARIIADLLAPYFFALRAAEQAQQSAIVEAEARAREEGLRQGALKLTEALELERQRIGMDLHDQTLADLTRLSRRIDRLARSGEVTGEALEPVSRGLQHCMQDLRQIIEQAKPSILQLFGLAQAVENHLDRSVRDSATPIEWALVDETAGTLETLEPTVSVALFRIAQEAINNAVRHAQPLAITVRLKVEAGQLAIEIADDGYGIARHRGRIGGGIDNMKTRARLISAKFTIGPGRNNCGTMVAVSLPLHRNAERPAIQREEQR
- a CDS encoding response regulator transcription factor, with protein sequence MKVLIVEDDPLHRSYLHEAVCSALPECETVIEAENGTAGELLARDHKSAHIVMDLQMTGRNGIEAARTIWKERPDTRILFWSNYSDEAYVRGVSRIVPDGAAYGYVLKSASDERLKLALRSIFVESQCVIDREVRGLQQKSIGHANSFTDSEYEILVDIALGLTDRAIAKRRNLSLRSVQNRLQHLYDKLDVYQASPEDRLDSQFNLRARAVTVAFLRKLLNYSALERAEAELQGWLNAQS
- a CDS encoding acyltransferase family protein; the protein is MAARRDDIQGLRAIGIMLVAVYHIWIGRVSGGVDVFFIVSGYLVTGSLARQAEAGHAVDLVLVATRLARRLLPASLSVIAVIALSAPFWLPRMRWETVIDQLAASSAYVENWYLANAAIDYLARDQVGSPLQHYWALSAQVQSLLILAAGLAVFTFIRRRPSRVSLLAFLTGTFALSLAYSVYATSRNQAFAYYDTFARIWEFALGGVVALLLPNIKLTSIQRTIGGWIGLVAILSCGILLEVSTVFPGYAALWPTLAAAAILVCGDGPPLRFGVARLLGARPLKWLGNISYSLYLWHWPILVLYLTLSYQTSAGIIGGTGVLLVSILLSHVTTQLIEPRFSARKDRPLPTAIAATGTLAAIATGLLIWNGQVSRMMNEERLRVADAAHYPGAAAINEPFPLSSEIPVHPGPLTARWDDADVYRLGCHQTLLGTSLLSCVFGPADAPHVLALVGGSHTVHWLPALQRVFSRYPGWKIVTYTKSSCVLSSQELSEPPEYRQACAKWQEQLMKRLLSEKPDLVFTTSTRVVDGIEDTPAGYRQQWQRLTRAGIQVVAMRDTPWFGFDVPECVEINGRFSPKCVVKRDLVLSRTSPTSALPPAENLHFLDFTDFFCTSEACPPVIGNVLVYYDKHHVTATYMRTLSDELGRQLAPIIRDAGDR